In a single window of the Antedon mediterranea chromosome 1, ecAntMedi1.1, whole genome shotgun sequence genome:
- the LOC140047283 gene encoding dnaJ homolog subfamily C member 1-like isoform X1: MDLKCVVFSFICVLLTQFTHTGAWTTDDLELFDLVEEIPVTFYDFLGIDETATKGDIKKAYRALSLQYHPDKNQEEGAAEKFRKIVAVVEVLKNDELREKYNEILEYGLPTWREPVYYYRKVRKMGLIEMSILVSIIMTVGHYIVAWAAFWEKKFEMECLMPKKKKDKKGKKTKNKEDQEEEEGLTEEMLASHNISRPKFTDLLPLKATYIVFKQIIRIPARLNALRVCIQNRFRRSSEDVEPEEKRRPKRVRTKLETAPIPEPVVVSSGNGPVVYNSVQNGAVENCETTETESRKGKEWTSEEVSKMVRCMAKFPGGTTQRWQKIAAELDRSVDEVLKKSKSMKSGSYAMNVDASVQGIVKGVSSNVTSKTGKKLTDDEISVRNDFETRNGQTNRRNKTAKPPQTAERTLLIKDAKEDEQIVNGDAEEIQSGTWTQLQQKIFETALLMFPKGTSDRFTKVAEQVPEKSKEQCILRYKALVEIVRKKKLSSAS; encoded by the exons ATGGATTTAAAATGTGTAGTTTTTTCGTTTATTTGTGTACTGTTGACACAATTTACACACACTGGAGCATGGACTACAGATGATTTAGAATTGTTTGATCTCGTAGAAGAAATTCCAGTGACATTTTATGACTTTTTGGGGATTGATGAA ACAGCAACCAAGGGCGACATCAAAAAAGCGTACAGAGCTTTGTCATTGCAATATCATCCTGATAAAAATCAAGAAGAAGGTGCTGCTGAAAAGTTTAGAAAA ATCGTTGCTGTGGTTGAAGTTCTAAAGAATGATGAACTTAGAGAAAA ATATAATGAGATCCTTGAGTATGGACTGCCAACATGGCGAGAACCGGTGTACTATTACCGTAAGGTGCGCAAAATGGGCCTAATTGAGATGAGCATATTAGTGTCCATCATCATGACCGTTGGTCATTACATCGTAGCTTGGGCTGCGTTCTGGGAAAAGAAATTTGAAATG gagTGTTTGATGCCCAAAAAGAAGAAAGACAAGAAAGGTAAAAAGACAAAGAACAAAGAAGATCAAGAAGAAGAGGAAGGATTAACCGAAGAAATGCTCGCAAGTCACAATATATCGCGTCCAAAATTCACCGATTTACTGCCATTAAAGGCTACATACATCGtctttaaacaaataataagaATACCTGCTAGGCTTAATGCATTGCGGGTTTGCATTCAAAATAGGTTTAGGAGGTCATCTGAAGATGTGGAGCCTGAGGAGAAGCGTAGGCCTAAGAGGGTTAGGACTAAGCTTGAGACCGCACCTATACCTGAACCGGTGGTTGTGAGTTCTGGCAATGGCCCAGTGGTTTATAACAGTGTTCAAAATGGAGCGGTAGAGAATTGTGAAACAACAGAGACTGAAAGCAGAAAA GGTAAAGAATGGACATCAGAGGAAGTAAGCAAGATGGTTCGGTGTATGGCAAAGTTTCCAGGAGGGACCACCCAAAGATGGCAGAAGATAGCTGCCGAGTTGGACAGATCTGTTGATGAG GTGCTTAAGAAATCCAAGTCAATGAAATCCGGCTCATATGCAATGAATGTTGATGCATCAGTTCAGG GAATTGTCAAAGGTGTAAGTTCAAATGTCACCAGCAAAACTGGCAAGAAACTCACAGATGATGAAATATCGGTGAGGAACGATTTTGAAACCAGAAATGGACAGACCAACCGTAGAAATAAAACCGCAAAACCACCACAGACAGCTGAAAGAACTTTATTGATAAAAGACGCCAAAGAAGATGAGCAGATTGTGAATGGTGACGCTGAGGAGATCCAATCGGGAACATGGACACAGTTACAACAGAAGATTTTTGAAACGGCTTTATTAATGTTTCCTAAAGGAACCAGTGATAGGTTTACTAAAGTCGCTGAGCAAGTGCCAGAGAAATCTAAA gaACAATGCATTTTACGTTATAAAGCTTTGGTTGAAATTGTTCGGAAAAAAAAGTTGTCATCAGCATCTTGA
- the LOC140047283 gene encoding dnaJ homolog subfamily C member 1-like isoform X2 yields MDLKCVVFSFICVLLTQFTHTGAWTTDDLELFDLVEEIPVTFYDFLGIDETATKGDIKKAYRALSLQYHPDKNQEEGAAEKFRKIVAVVEVLKNDELREKYNEILEYGLPTWREPVYYYRKVRKMGLIEMSILVSIIMTVGHYIVAWAAFWEKKFEMECLMPKKKKDKKGKKTKNKEDQEEEEGLTEEMLASHNISRPKFTDLLPLKATYIVFKQIIRIPARLNALRVCIQNRFRRSSEDVEPEEKRRPKRVRTKLETAPIPEPVVVSSGNGPVVYNSVQNGAVENCETTETESRKGKEWTSEEVSKMVRCMAKFPGGTTQRWQKIAAELDRSVDEVLKKSKSMKSGSYAMNVDASVQGIVKGVSSNVTSKTGKKLTDDEISVRNDFETRNGQTNRRNKTAKPPQTAERTLLIKDAKEDEQIVNGDAEEIQSGTWTQLQQKIFETALLMFPKGTSDRFTKVAEQVPEKSKKY; encoded by the exons ATGGATTTAAAATGTGTAGTTTTTTCGTTTATTTGTGTACTGTTGACACAATTTACACACACTGGAGCATGGACTACAGATGATTTAGAATTGTTTGATCTCGTAGAAGAAATTCCAGTGACATTTTATGACTTTTTGGGGATTGATGAA ACAGCAACCAAGGGCGACATCAAAAAAGCGTACAGAGCTTTGTCATTGCAATATCATCCTGATAAAAATCAAGAAGAAGGTGCTGCTGAAAAGTTTAGAAAA ATCGTTGCTGTGGTTGAAGTTCTAAAGAATGATGAACTTAGAGAAAA ATATAATGAGATCCTTGAGTATGGACTGCCAACATGGCGAGAACCGGTGTACTATTACCGTAAGGTGCGCAAAATGGGCCTAATTGAGATGAGCATATTAGTGTCCATCATCATGACCGTTGGTCATTACATCGTAGCTTGGGCTGCGTTCTGGGAAAAGAAATTTGAAATG gagTGTTTGATGCCCAAAAAGAAGAAAGACAAGAAAGGTAAAAAGACAAAGAACAAAGAAGATCAAGAAGAAGAGGAAGGATTAACCGAAGAAATGCTCGCAAGTCACAATATATCGCGTCCAAAATTCACCGATTTACTGCCATTAAAGGCTACATACATCGtctttaaacaaataataagaATACCTGCTAGGCTTAATGCATTGCGGGTTTGCATTCAAAATAGGTTTAGGAGGTCATCTGAAGATGTGGAGCCTGAGGAGAAGCGTAGGCCTAAGAGGGTTAGGACTAAGCTTGAGACCGCACCTATACCTGAACCGGTGGTTGTGAGTTCTGGCAATGGCCCAGTGGTTTATAACAGTGTTCAAAATGGAGCGGTAGAGAATTGTGAAACAACAGAGACTGAAAGCAGAAAA GGTAAAGAATGGACATCAGAGGAAGTAAGCAAGATGGTTCGGTGTATGGCAAAGTTTCCAGGAGGGACCACCCAAAGATGGCAGAAGATAGCTGCCGAGTTGGACAGATCTGTTGATGAG GTGCTTAAGAAATCCAAGTCAATGAAATCCGGCTCATATGCAATGAATGTTGATGCATCAGTTCAGG GAATTGTCAAAGGTGTAAGTTCAAATGTCACCAGCAAAACTGGCAAGAAACTCACAGATGATGAAATATCGGTGAGGAACGATTTTGAAACCAGAAATGGACAGACCAACCGTAGAAATAAAACCGCAAAACCACCACAGACAGCTGAAAGAACTTTATTGATAAAAGACGCCAAAGAAGATGAGCAGATTGTGAATGGTGACGCTGAGGAGATCCAATCGGGAACATGGACACAGTTACAACAGAAGATTTTTGAAACGGCTTTATTAATGTTTCCTAAAGGAACCAGTGATAGGTTTACTAAAGTCGCTGAGCAAGTGCCAGAGAAATCTAAA AAATATTAA
- the LOC140047298 gene encoding bifunctional coenzyme A synthase-like, which yields MFRCGLLVLTSPLNQLLSRINPILNEAASLINETLFIHLDPEFEKNILNHVNALHPTECPVNHTSTMHPTESLSKLVTNIYTRVGGDSQCLDVRVLLHNFTRIPNAGILPHTISNSVDVVLTDFQDVGNNFDEFLNKMFSLQKQPKIHQLSNCSKDDVSDVAGNTKSSSFKTYGHVVLGGTFDRLHNGHKILLSESCLRAEKKITIGVTDGPMIKKKTLTELIQPIDERCKHLRTFLSDIKPQVLYDGSLVPIVDPFGPSIVYADMSAIVVSEETKSGGNAVNKKRKEKGLNELDIHVIGLVEDCHHAEHEEVKISSSSQRIRLLGTLLRPPLVCPDLQAKPYIIGLTGGSASGKSSICKRLGKLGAGIVDCDKLGHKAYEPGTDTFKNVVQEFGEDIVGEDGFINRKALGAKVFSEKTNLEKLNKIVWPAIAQMAREEIEAFSSQGVKVCILDAAVLLEAGWDQMVHEIWISIVPEAEAVKRIVERDNLPEERAKQRINSQITNQQRVDAANIVFSTLWEPDVTQKQVERAWTGLLRRIHSEETQPKF from the exons ATGTTCCGATGCGGTTTACTAGTTTTAACATCTCCACTGAATCAGCTTCTCAGCCGAATAAATCCAATATTAAATGAAGCTGCTTCATTAATTAACGaaacattatttatacatcTTGATCCTGAATTTGAAAAGAACATCTTGAACCATGTGAATGCATTACATCCTACAGAATGTCCAGTAAACCACACGTCCACAATGCATCCTACAGAATCCCTCTCAAAACTTGTGACAAATATTTACACAAGAGTTGGTGGTGATAGTCAGTGTTTAGATGTCCGGGTACTTCTTCATAACTTTACCCGTATTCCCAATGCTGGTATACTTCCGCACACAATCTCCAACTCAGTCGATGTAGTACTAACTGATTTCCAAGATGTCGGCAACAATTTTGATGAATTTCTTAATAAGATGTTTTCCTTACAAAAACAGCCTAAAATTCATCAGTTATCTAACTGTTCTAAAGATGATGTTAGTGATGTTGCAGGGAATACAAAGAGCAGTAGTTTCAAAACTTATGGACATGTTGTACTTGGTGGCACATTTGACCGTCTTCATAATGGACATAAGATTCTTTTAAGCGAGTCATGCTTGAGAGCTGAGAAGAAGATCACGATTGGCGTGACGGACGGACCAATGATaaaaa AGAAAACACTTACCGAGTTGATTCAACCCATCGATGAGCGATGCAAGCATTTAAGAACGTTCTTATCAGATATCAAGCCCCAGGTGCTCTATGATGGTAGCCTTGTTCCTATAGTAGATCCATTTGGGCCAAGTATTGTGTATGCGGATATGTCGGCTATTGTCGTTAGTGAAGAAACAAAAAGTGGTGGAAATGCGGTcaacaaaaagagaaaagaaaaa GGATTGAATGAACTGGATATTCATGTAATCGGTCTTGTAGAAGACTGCCATCATGCGGAACATGAAGAAGTGAAGATTAGTTCTTCGAGTCAGCGAATACGTCTCCTAGGAACGTTGTTAAGGCCACCACTG GTATGTCCTGACTTGCAGGCTAAGCCTtatattattggtcttactgGAGGCAGTGCAAGCGGCAAGAGCTCAATATGTAAGAGACTAGGAAAGCTTGGAGCTGGTATCGTTGACTGTGATAAGCTTGGACATAAGGCTTACGAACCAGGAACAGATACGTTTAAGAACGTTGTACAAGAATTTGGAGAAG aCATTGTAGGTGAAGATGGATTTATAAATAGAAAAGCATTAGGTGCTAAAGTATTTTCTGAAAAAACAAATCTGGAAAAATTGAACAAGATTGTATGGCCAGCTATTGCACAGATGGCTAGAGAAGAAATTGAAGCATTCTCCAGTCAAG GAGTAAAAGTATGTATTCTGGATGCTGCTGTTTTACTAGAAGCAGGATGGGACCAAATGGTTCATGAAATCTGGATTTCTATAGTTCCAGAAGCTGAG GCTGTGAAGCGCATTGTAGAGAGAGACAACCTCCCTGAAGAGCGTGCAAAACAGCGTATTAACTCACAGATCACCAATCAACAGCGTGTTGATGCTGCTAACATTGTATTCAGCACATTATGGGAACCAGATGTAACACAAAAGCAG GTTGAAAGGGCATGGACAGGCTTGTTAAGGAGGATTCATTCTGAAGAAACACAACCAAAGTTTTGA